A part of Verrucomicrobium sp. genomic DNA contains:
- a CDS encoding BsuPI-related putative proteinase inhibitor has translation MRRLLSPLLLLACAAAPLHAVDISPSRDHEPNQTDASGQRFSIFSSDPTRIQKANSIDFRDFQTKLELNPATVSLSGTERDPSLANNVRATLSVKNTGKQTYTLSFPNTQRYEIAIKNPAGQTVYRWSLDKKFLDQVGLVMINPTDKIAYAETISFNALYAPLETGTYTVEFAMANYPEVTAKATFTVTP, from the coding sequence ATGCGCCGCCTCCTTTCCCCCCTCCTCTTGCTGGCCTGCGCCGCCGCGCCGCTCCACGCCGTCGACATCAGCCCCAGCCGGGACCATGAGCCGAATCAGACGGACGCCTCCGGCCAGCGCTTCAGCATTTTTTCCAGCGATCCCACCCGCATCCAGAAGGCCAACTCGATCGACTTCCGGGACTTCCAGACCAAGCTGGAGCTGAACCCCGCCACCGTGAGCCTGAGCGGCACGGAGCGGGATCCCTCCCTGGCCAACAACGTCCGCGCCACGCTGAGCGTGAAGAACACGGGAAAGCAGACCTATACTCTCTCCTTCCCGAACACGCAGCGCTACGAGATCGCGATCAAGAATCCGGCGGGGCAGACGGTCTACCGCTGGTCGCTGGACAAGAAGTTCCTGGACCAGGTGGGGCTGGTGATGATCAATCCCACGGACAAGATCGCCTACGCGGAGACGATTTCCTTCAACGCCCTCTACGCGCCGCTGGAGACGGGCACCTATACCGTGGAGTTCGCCATGGCGAATTATCCCGAGGTGACGGCGAAGGCGACGTTCACCGTCACTCCCT